Proteins from a single region of Chaetodon trifascialis isolate fChaTrf1 chromosome 10, fChaTrf1.hap1, whole genome shotgun sequence:
- the tnni1c gene encoding troponin I, skeletal, slow c — MSKEGDTPKCKISASRKLSLKILLLARATEELEAEKAAREEAKVRYLGEKLPPLQLTGLNLDDLLELCKQMHASIDTVDEERYDCEAKVIKNNRDINELNLKVQDLGGKFKKPALRKVRVSADEMMRALFGSRSKESLDLRANLKSVKKEDIKQEKELNMEVGDWRKNVEAMSGMEGRKKMFDA; from the exons ATGTCAAAGGAGGGTGACACC ccCAAATGCAAGATTTCAGCCTCTCGCAAGCTCTCACTGAAG ATCCTCCTGCTGGCTCGTGCAAcggaagagctggaggcagagaaGGCAGCAAGAGAAGAAGCGAAGGTTCGCTACCTGGGAGAGAAGCTTCCACCGCTGCAGCTCACTGGTTTAAACTTGGATGACCTGCTG GAACTCTGTAAGCAGATGCACGCCAGTATTGATACGGTGGATGAGGAGCGGTACGACTGTGAGGCCAAAGTCATCAAGAACAACAGAGAT ATCAATGAATTGAATCTAAAGGTGCAGGACCTCGGAGGGAAGTTCAAGAAGCCAGCTCTGAGGAAGGTGAGAGTGTCAGCAGATGAGATGATGAGAGCTCTCTTTGGATCCAGAAGCAAGGAATCTCTGGACCTGAGGGCAAACCTCAAGTCTGTAAAGAAAGAGGACATCAAACAAGAGAAG GAGCTGAACATGGAGGTGGGTGACTGGCGTAAGAACGTGGAGGCCATGTCCGGTATGGAGGGCAGGAAGAAGATGTTTGATGCGTGA